The Chloroflexota bacterium genome includes a region encoding these proteins:
- a CDS encoding GntR family transcriptional regulator — protein MVEQVKQSIATNHLQPGEHLPTVRQLAHSLGISPGTVVRAYTELEQEGITQSRRGGGTIASAKASDPRLLTLRQSHLSNMVNNSVLEVLSLGYRPEEIEAAFSLHLARWREERKEAAGDLERQGKSIDARNTIVIVGSHDLALDLLVSHLRHKNPEINVDLTHAGSLGGLIALQEERADLAGIHLLDEETGEYNYPYVRHILPGRDVAIVHLAYRIQGLMFAIGNPRQIKGIEDLRRPDIRFLNRQKGSGTRVLLDFELRQHGITPSRVNGYELEMDTHIAVGSAIARGEADVGLGIEAAARSCDIGFLPLLKERYDLVMPLGSYRSERLSPLLKIIKSKDFRRAVTETGGYDTSQTGTTTFSKYSKN, from the coding sequence ATAGTGGAACAGGTGAAACAGTCTATAGCCACTAACCACCTTCAGCCGGGCGAACACTTACCAACAGTTAGACAACTGGCGCACTCTCTCGGAATAAGCCCCGGCACAGTAGTCAGGGCTTATACAGAGCTTGAGCAGGAAGGGATAACACAATCGCGGCGCGGCGGAGGCACCATAGCCTCGGCCAAGGCCAGCGATCCCAGGCTGTTAACATTGCGCCAGAGTCACCTGTCCAACATGGTCAACAACAGCGTTCTGGAGGTTTTGAGCCTGGGGTACCGCCCGGAAGAGATCGAGGCAGCCTTCTCCTTGCACCTGGCCCGCTGGCGCGAAGAGAGGAAGGAGGCAGCAGGAGACCTGGAACGCCAGGGCAAGAGCATCGATGCTCGAAACACCATCGTCATTGTCGGGAGCCACGATCTGGCGCTCGATCTGCTGGTGAGTCATCTCAGACACAAGAACCCTGAAATAAACGTTGACCTTACCCACGCTGGCAGCCTTGGCGGCCTCATTGCCCTGCAGGAGGAAAGGGCTGATCTGGCCGGCATCCATCTGCTGGACGAGGAAACCGGTGAGTACAACTATCCCTATGTAAGACACATCTTGCCGGGCCGGGATGTGGCCATCGTACACCTGGCCTACCGCATCCAGGGTTTAATGTTTGCCATCGGCAATCCCAGGCAAATCAAGGGGATTGAAGACCTGAGGCGTCCCGATATCAGATTCCTCAACCGACAGAAGGGATCAGGGACCCGCGTGCTGCTGGATTTCGAGCTGCGGCAGCATGGCATCACGCCCTCCAGGGTGAATGGCTACGAACTGGAAATGGATACACATATCGCTGTCGGCAGCGCTATCGCCAGAGGTGAGGCAGATGTCGGACTGGGTATCGAGGCAGCCGCTCGATCCTGCGACATAGGTTTCTTGCCATTACTCAAGGAGAGGTATGACCTGGTGATGCCACTGGGAAGTTACCGGAGTGAGCGGCTGTCCCCTCTTCTGAAGATCATCAAAAGCAAGGATTTCCGAAGGGCAGTGACCGAGACAGGGGGTTATGATACCTCCCAGACAGGCACTACTACCTTCAGTAAATACAGCAAGAATTGA
- a CDS encoding substrate-binding domain-containing protein, giving the protein MKKTIYCILALLALTALIVSGIGCGNSEDVTKAATPEARLRVATTTSLYDTGLWTYLQLKFEEKYNVKLDILSVGSGAALKYGQNGDVDVLAVHDKPNELKFISDNYGIARFPFAYNYFLIVGPESDPAVIKGMTPEDAFKKLYESGSGKFVSRGDNSGTHSKEKAIWKAAGYADYDAVKTAGAAAGWYIDAGSGMGPTLQKASELGAYTLTDMGTYLSYKSQLSLVPIVDQGSILLNVYSVIVCTKSTNQVMAQNMVTFLTSPEIQKLLGEYGTKDYGLQLFTPCAGNEPTS; this is encoded by the coding sequence GTGAAAAAGACGATCTACTGTATACTAGCCCTGCTGGCACTTACAGCCCTGATTGTGAGCGGCATCGGCTGTGGCAACTCAGAAGACGTGACAAAAGCGGCTACTCCCGAGGCCAGGCTCCGTGTGGCAACAACCACCAGCCTCTACGACACCGGGCTTTGGACCTACCTCCAGCTGAAATTCGAGGAGAAGTATAACGTCAAGCTGGACATCTTGTCTGTAGGTTCAGGCGCAGCCTTAAAATACGGCCAGAATGGCGATGTCGATGTCCTCGCCGTTCACGACAAGCCAAACGAGTTGAAATTCATCTCTGACAATTATGGCATTGCGCGTTTTCCCTTTGCCTACAACTACTTCCTCATCGTCGGTCCCGAGAGCGATCCGGCCGTCATCAAGGGCATGACTCCCGAAGATGCCTTCAAGAAGCTTTATGAAAGCGGCAGCGGGAAGTTCGTCTCGCGTGGCGACAACTCCGGTACCCACAGTAAAGAGAAGGCCATATGGAAGGCCGCTGGCTATGCTGACTACGACGCCGTCAAAACCGCCGGAGCTGCAGCAGGCTGGTACATAGACGCAGGCAGTGGTATGGGGCCAACCCTGCAGAAGGCCAGTGAATTGGGAGCCTATACCCTCACCGACATGGGTACCTACCTGTCTTACAAGAGCCAGCTGAGCCTGGTGCCCATTGTGGATCAAGGCAGCATTCTGCTGAACGTCTACTCTGTCATCGTCTGCACGAAGAGCACCAACCAGGTAATGGCCCAGAACATGGTGACATTCCTTACCTCACCTGAGATACAGAAGTTGCTGGGCGAATACGGCACCAAGGATTACGGCCTGCAACTGTTCACACCGTGTGCCGGCAATGAGCCAACATCGTAG
- a CDS encoding ABC transporter permease: MGELWHGLVDAVHLIVSRDPEVVDVTWRSLRISVASTILAALICIPLGGLISFRSFPGKRLLISVTQTLYSIPTVCVGLFVYLMVSHAGPLGSLDLVFTPAAMVIAQMLLIMPVLLGLTISALSGVDKSIKDTTLSLGATEFQAIWAILKEARFAIVAAVLLGFGRAISEVGVAMIVGGNLWRYTRVLTTAISQLTTEGEFAMAMALGIILIAVALIVNIVVGVVQQRR, encoded by the coding sequence TTGGGTGAACTTTGGCATGGCCTGGTAGACGCGGTACACCTTATTGTATCGCGTGACCCGGAGGTCGTTGACGTAACGTGGAGGTCACTGCGCATCTCAGTGGCCTCCACTATCCTGGCCGCACTGATCTGTATTCCCCTGGGTGGGCTGATCAGCTTCCGCAGCTTCCCGGGCAAACGGTTGCTGATCAGTGTCACTCAGACCTTGTATAGCATCCCCACAGTCTGCGTCGGCCTCTTTGTCTACCTGATGGTCTCCCATGCCGGACCGCTGGGCAGTCTCGACCTGGTTTTCACCCCCGCTGCCATGGTCATAGCGCAGATGCTCCTCATCATGCCGGTGCTGCTGGGGCTGACCATCTCCGCACTGAGCGGGGTGGATAAATCCATCAAGGATACCACGCTGTCCCTGGGTGCCACCGAGTTTCAGGCTATCTGGGCTATCCTCAAGGAGGCCAGATTTGCCATCGTTGCTGCGGTGCTCCTCGGATTTGGCCGGGCTATCTCCGAGGTGGGTGTTGCCATGATCGTTGGCGGTAACCTGTGGAGATATACCCGCGTCCTCACCACTGCGATCTCACAGCTCACCACCGAAGGTGAATTTGCAATGGCCATGGCCCTCGGTATCATCCTCATCGCCGTCGCCCTGATCGTCAATATCGTAGTCGGTGTCGTGCAGCAGAGGCGCTAA